The Verrucomicrobiota bacterium JB022 DNA window TTGTAACAACCTCTTCAACAACTACACGCCCACGAAAATCCCGCAGAATGCCTCCGGGATTTACACCTTTTCGTTCGCGGCGAAATTCGACTCCACCAACGTGGTCGAAGACTCCGTGCAGGCGCAGATCGTCATCAATGGCGACACGTATGAGATGTCCCGCCAGCCGGGCAATCCCATGATGTTTACCTATGACTACCGGATGGCCCCGGGCGTCAACAAGGCCAAGTATTACTATATTCTGAAATACGATTATATTAATAGCGGCATTCGCAAAACGGCGATTAAGGATAGCTTTAACGAATCGGGCGATCTCTTTTATGCTGACCTGGCCAACCGCTATGCCATCGAGCTGATCAGCAGCCGCGGCCCCGTCGGTGCCCGCATCGGCCTCACCGGTCGCGGTTTTGCCCCCGGCGATACCGTAGTGGTGGGCGGCACCGAAACCGACACGACCGTCAATACGCCGCGCGACATCGAATTTACCGTGCCCCCGCTCCAGCCGGGCCAGACCTACCCCGTCACCATCCGCACGATGGACGGCGATATGGAGGTCGGCACCTTCCGCGTCGACGCCGCCCAACTGCAAGTGCAGCCCGAAAAGCTGAATCTCTTCACCGGCGAGATCGTACTGATGGTGCTCGAAGTCGGCGGCGAGGCCCCTCCCGGCGGCATGCCCGTCTCAGTGATGACGGACATCCCGGACAGCGTGATCATGCCCGAGGTCGTGATCCCCGCCGGCGCCCGCAGCGTGAACATCAACGTCGAAGGCGGCAGCCCGGGCCGTGGCATTATCCAGTTCGAAGTCCCCGGCTACAACTCGGTCACCGTGCCGATCCAGGTCAACTAAGCTGCCTGGCGTTTCATATTTTCCCACGAAAGAGCCCGCACCAGAAATGGCTGCGGGCTTTTTGATGGCCAGAGCCTCAGTACGGCCCGCGGATGTGCTGCACGACGCGCTGTTGGTAGAAAGTGGCCAACTGCGCGTGCAAGGTCGGCGAAAGCGGCGGAAGGTGCGAGACGGCCGCATTGGCCACGACCTGATCCGGTCGCGATGCGCCAGTAATGATCGTCGTGACCGACGGTTGGTCGAGGATCCAGCGTTGAGCGAACTGGGCCATGGTGTAGCCGTTGGGCACATAGGCCTTCAACTGATCAGCCAGCTCCACCCCTTGCTCGAACGGTAGACCCGCAAAAGTCTCACCCACATTGAAAGCCGCGCCATCTCGGTTGTAGTGGCGGTGGTCCTGCTCCTCGAACCGGGTATCGTAACGCATCTTGCCGGAGAGCAGCCCGCTGGCCAGCGGCAGGCGCACGATGATCGCGACGCCTTGCTGGTGCGCCATTTCCAGCACGCGCTCCACCGGCTTTTGACGGAAGATGTTGAAGATGATCTGCAGCGAGGACAGGTCGCGCTGCTTCAGGGCGCTCAGCGCGTCGTCCATCGACTCGACGCTCGCCCCGAAGGAGCGGATCTTGCCCTCCTCCTTCAGCCTGCGCAGCCACTGGAAGATCTCCCCCTGCTCCACCACCTCGTTGGGGATGCAGTGCAACTGGATCAAGTCGAGCGTATCGATCTGCAGCCGCTGCAGCGACTCCTCGACATGTGCACGCACCTTTGCCTCCGTATACTGGTCGGGGTAAAGGTCGCCCGTGCGCCCCACTTTGGAGGCGATGAAAAAGCGTTCGCGGCCCAGCTCGTTCAGGACTTTGCCGACGAACTTTTCCGATTCGCCCGCGCCGTAGACGTCTGCCGTGTCGAAGAAGGTGATCCCCTGCTCCACCGCAGTGCGCAGGATCTGCTCGGCCTGGCGCGGGGCATTCTGGCCGAAGTCGCCTCCTAGCTGCCAGCAGCCGAGGCCAATTTCAGAAACGGGGGTACCCAGATGATCAAAGATGCGACGTTGCATGAGGTATAAGGGAGTTCGGGTAACTGCCCACAGCCAAAGGCCTGCAGGGGTAAAATGCAAATCCCGATGCCAATCAAGGCTCTTGCCGGAAACACATTGCGCCCTTACAGTTGCGGCGTGGACGAACAAACCCAACAACAGTTGCTGACGGGCGGCCTCTGGATCCTGCTCGCCGTGGTGGCCGTGGTCATCGCCGCCTTTGTCGTGATCCGGGGCAGCCTGGGCGTAAAAAACGCGCGCGTCTCGCCCTTGCTCGAAACGCGGCTGCGGCAACTGGTGGCAGAGGGCCACAAGATCAAGGCGGTAAAGGAACTGCGCGGCAGCACCGGCATGAGCCTGCGCGACGCCAAGCGCCATGTCGACCAACTGGCGGCAAGCGAACCGTTGAGCCCGGCTCCCCAACGCTCCGCCGCCGGCGTACAAATCCCCGCCGACACGCGCGATAAAGCCATCCGCCAGCTTAAGGCGCGCAATAAGATCGGCGCGATCAAGACGGTAAAGGAAGACACCGGACTGGGCCTCGCCGAAGCCAAAAAACTGGTCGAGCAGATCGAAGCCGAGCTACGTGGCAGTTGAGCGGCTTGACTTGCGCACCGGGGCCAGCGAAGGTCGTTTATGCCTGAAGGGAAGGCCGTCCAGTCCATGTTCGCCGGCATTGCCGGGCGCTACGATGTCGCCAACCACCTGCTGAGCTTTGGCGTCGATTACCATTGGCGCAAAGTGCTGGTCAACCGCGTGGCCGCACGCCGTCCGCAGGACGTGGTCGACCTCGCAACCGGCAGCGGCGACGTCGCCTTTGCGCTCAAGAAGCGCCTGGGTGCCGACGTGACCGTGCAGGGTCTCGACTTCTGCGAGCCGATGCTCGACGAGGCCCGCCGCAAGCAAAAAGGCGACGCCTTGACCGAAAGCATCCGCTTTGCCTTTGGCGACTGCCTCAACCTGCCGCTGGCAGACCAGAGCGTCGATGTGATCACGATTTCCTTCGGCCTGCGCAATCTCGAGGACCGCCACCGCGGTCTGCAGGAGATGCGCCGCGCACTGCGCCCGGGCGGTGCCCTGCTCGTGCTGGAGTTTACCCAACCCGACGCCTGGCTGCGCCCCTTCTACTATGCTTACCTGAAAGGGGTGCTACCACTGGTCGCCAAAGCCATCACGAGCGACAAGGGGGCCTACGAATACCTCGGCGGCAGCATCGCGAGCTTCCCCGCCCGCCCGGCCCTCGCCGAAGAGATGCGCGCCGCCGGCTTTGACCACGTCACCTACCGCGGCCTCACCGGCGGCATCGTCGCCCTCCACGAGGCAAGCGTGAAGGGGTAGAGGGGTTACTCGCGCATCAAACTAGCCCAAAATCACCCTTGGAAGCATTAATACCAAGGCGAAGATAACGGCATAAAAAATAGATTCCAGCGAAAATACACCTGAGAAAATGCACGTGTCAGCGCGTGCTTTTGGCAGACTCATGTCATAGTCGATACTTCCAGCAGGCTTAGTTCTAACACTATTATAAAGATCCTGATAACGTCGTGCATATGAAGCTGCCTTCATATCGAGTAACCACACCGTCAAAACTCCCACGTAAGCAAGCGGGCCAATTTGATCTGAGTTTGTTCCAGCAAAAGCGAACAGGGCAATAACGATACCTAGACATATCTTCTTGAAGCCGTAGGAGCGCAATTCATAAGCTGAAATTTCACTCCGGATGTAGTCGAGATGTTTTTCTTTCGGATTACTCATCGACAGATGTTATCTATCGCAGCCGAACTTCGCCAAGAGGCTGCCCGCCTTTCTTTACCCAATAATTCACCGCGTCGTCGGGGAAGTCGGTGAAGAGGCCGTCGATGGCGGCGGTGTGAAAGAGCAGCTTGAAGAGGTCGTCTTCGCTGATGCCGTCGGGCAGACTGTCGCGGCGGAGCGTGTAGGGGTGGATGACGAGGCCCGCGCGATGGGCGTCGGCGGTAAGCGGTAGAGGGCGGTAGGTGCCGTCTTCGTCTGGCGCGATCACTTGGCCGATGGAAGGGCCGAGACCGTTGGCATAGGTGGCCACCTGTTTCAGCCCATCTGGCGTTTGCATGGCGGCAAAGTCGTCTTGCGGGTCGCCTTCGCTACCGGGGCGGCCGATGAGTTGCACCAGCGGCAGCTCGCAGCCTGCCTCGCGCAGTTGTTTGAGCGCGCCGGATTCAAAGCACTGGATGTAGCACTTGTCGTCGGCCTGCGCGTAGCCATAACGGGCGAGCAGCTCCGCAACGATGGCGGCGATGTCCTGCCCTTCGCGGGTGTGAAAGGTCGGCTGCTTGAGCTCGACGTAGAGGCCCGCATTGCGTCCGGTCGTGCGGTTGAGGCGTTGGATGAAGTCGATCTCTTCCTCCAGGGTCGGCACCGGCAGGCGGGCCAGGCCGAGACCGAAGCGCTGCGGGAAGACCAGCTCGCCCGTGCGCTCGCTCTGGCGTTCGTGCGCGTTGAGCTGGCGAACCTCGTCGAGCGTGAAGTCGATCGCGTAATAGTGGCCATCTTCGCGGGCGCGCCCGGGGAACTTGGCCTCCACGTCGGTCGTGCCGTCGAGGTGGATGTCGTGGAGGATGATGGGCACGCCGTCTTTGGTCAGCACGACGTCCTGCTCCAGGTAGTCGGCGCCCATGGCGTGGGCGAGGGCTTTGGCCGCCAGAGTGTGCTCGGGCAGGTAGCCACTGGCACCCCGGTGGGCGATGACGATGGGTGATGCTGCCATAAGTCCGAGCGGCAGCGTAAGCAGCGCCAGCACGGCGCGCGAGAGGTTCTTTTTCATGGCAAGGCGGAGGTTGAGAGCTTCCGTGCCTTCCACTCAAACGGCAGGGGCGGAGCGGGCCAGCTTTTTCGCGGTCGATAATGCGTGCTGCTGCCTGTTCTTCGCACCTGATTTCCACGCCAAAGCACTTGCGTAAGTAGCTTCCTGTGGCACTCTTTTCGCTATGAATCCTTTTCCGCGTTTTGACGACGACGATGACGAGTCTCCCGAAGAGACCCCTGAGAAGCTGGAAAAGCCCAAGCCGTCGCACCTGAGCGAAGTCATGCAGCGCAAGTTCCTCGAAGAGCGCAAAATCTTCTTCTGGAGCGACGTGAACGACAAGAGCGCCCGTGTGGCCACCGAGCAGCTCCTCTACCTCGAGGCGATGGACCCGGGCAAGGAGATCACCATCTACCTCAACAGCCCCGGCGGCTCGATCACCGCAGGTATGGCCGTTTACGACACGATGAAGCTGATCACCAGCCCGATTTGCGTCGTGGTGGTGGGCCTCGCCGCGTCGATGGGCTCGATTTTCCTCTGCGGCGGCACCAAGGGCCGTCGCCTGCTCTACCCGCACAGCCGTGTGCTGATCCACCAACCGCTGATCATGGGCACCATGCGCGGCGCGGCGGTGGACATCCACATCCAGGCCCAGGAAATGGAGAAGATCCGCGAAGAGATGAACCGCATCCTCGCCGAAGCCTCCGGTCAGCCGCTGGAGCGCATCCAGCGCGACACCGACCGCGACTTCTACCTCAATGCCAAGGAAGCGATCGAATACGGCCTCGCCGACGAGATCGTGACCCAGGCCATCTAAGAGGCGTCACCTCCGCACTTTGCCGCCCGGTCCGCGAACCTTTCGCGACCGGGCTTTTTTACGTCTGGCTGGCTCTTACGGAGCTGAGTCAGGCGCTGGGTCCATTGCCTTGAAACGCTCCGCCGCTTTCTTGTCCCCCACCTGCTCAGCGCCCGCCGCCGCTCGCTCCACGGCGGCCTTGCGCATTTGCTGGTGCTGAATGGCCGGAATCGCCAGATCGTAGGCCGCGACCGCCCGGTCATCCAGCTTCAAGCGGGCGGCGAGGTCGGCATAGGCCAGCCAGTCGAGCGGCCTGATGCCCGTCGTCTTCAGCTTGGCAGGGTCGATCGTCTTGAGGTAGCGGCGGGCTTCGCCTTCTTCGTTTGCGCGCATGGCCAAGGTGCCGAGAGCGCGGAGCACCATCGGCAGCGGCACGGCCTCGGCTACCCGGCGCCCCAGGCGGTTCGCATCGCCCGATTCACCCACATTGCGCAGGCGGTTGACCTCGCGCACGAGCACGTAGGCATCCAGCTCATTCCAGTCGCGCTCGCGCTTGGCCTCCACAGCTGCCACCTGCGCGGCGAGAGGCACCTGAAAGGGTCGGTAAAGCGGGTCGCCAATCGCCACTCCCTGCCAGCTCAGCACCGGGTAGGAATAGTAGGCAGCATCACCAAAGGTGGCCCCCCGCGCCAAAGCCTCCAGCAAGAGGTCGAAATTATGCGTGTAGGTGAGATAGGGCTCGGAGGTGTTGCCGACGACCGCACTGGCCCCGCGCTCCAGCAGCGGCCCCACCCACTTGTCCTTCCCACGGATCGATTGGGCGGAAAAGCTGTGCAGGTGGGCGGCAATCGCGCCGGGCGCAAAGCGAAACCCGGGTTGCTCGAACATGCCCGTGACATTCTGGGCGTACCACCCGAAATAGATCGCGATGGGCGGCATGACCGTACCAAGCGGGATGACTTCGCGGGCGTCGTTGGCATAAACGGGGTAGTGCAGGTTTTCCGCCACCTTCTGCGCGCCCGTGATCCAGTTGTTGCCCATTTTGAAGCCCCCACCCCGCCCGTCGCGGTCGAAGGCGCTGCAGCCGATCAGCCCGGCAGACTCAGCAGCGACAGTGCGGCGCAGATTTTCGATCACCACCTCTGGCGACGGGCCGTCGAGCCG harbors:
- a CDS encoding TIGR03790 family protein encodes the protein MQRLCLLICLLVASYASAAVTHPWAVRTVLVVNEAVPGSRQVAEFYQQLRGIPGENIVTINTRATGSIDRTGFVQNIYNPILKQLLERELLKGQLLGDVTQDGRERAQIVSSQVRYLVPVYGVPYMIGENRDFRDPEQLKAFFNRYAAGTNAPRFEGGPLDVTRASVDSELATMPLDGAPLAGFIPNPLFKQEAGFLDGSEPFFRVTRLDGPSPEVVIENLRRTVAAESAGLIGCSAFDRDGRGGGFKMGNNWITGAQKVAENLHYPVYANDAREVIPLGTVMPPIAIYFGWYAQNVTGMFEQPGFRFAPGAIAAHLHSFSAQSIRGKDKWVGPLLERGASAVVGNTSEPYLTYTHNFDLLLEALARGATFGDAAYYSYPVLSWQGVAIGDPLYRPFQVPLAAQVAAVEAKRERDWNELDAYVLVREVNRLRNVGESGDANRLGRRVAEAVPLPMVLRALGTLAMRANEEGEARRYLKTIDPAKLKTTGIRPLDWLAYADLAARLKLDDRAVAAYDLAIPAIQHQQMRKAAVERAAAGAEQVGDKKAAERFKAMDPAPDSAP
- a CDS encoding ribosomal protein L7/L12, producing MDEQTQQQLLTGGLWILLAVVAVVIAAFVVIRGSLGVKNARVSPLLETRLRQLVAEGHKIKAVKELRGSTGMSLRDAKRHVDQLAASEPLSPAPQRSAAGVQIPADTRDKAIRQLKARNKIGAIKTVKEDTGLGLAEAKKLVEQIEAELRGS
- the glpQ gene encoding glycerophosphodiester phosphodiesterase; amino-acid sequence: MKKNLSRAVLALLTLPLGLMAASPIVIAHRGASGYLPEHTLAAKALAHAMGADYLEQDVVLTKDGVPIILHDIHLDGTTDVEAKFPGRAREDGHYYAIDFTLDEVRQLNAHERQSERTGELVFPQRFGLGLARLPVPTLEEEIDFIQRLNRTTGRNAGLYVELKQPTFHTREGQDIAAIVAELLARYGYAQADDKCYIQCFESGALKQLREAGCELPLVQLIGRPGSEGDPQDDFAAMQTPDGLKQVATYANGLGPSIGQVIAPDEDGTYRPLPLTADAHRAGLVIHPYTLRRDSLPDGISEDDLFKLLFHTAAIDGLFTDFPDDAVNYWVKKGGQPLGEVRLR
- the ubiE gene encoding bifunctional demethylmenaquinone methyltransferase/2-methoxy-6-polyprenyl-1,4-benzoquinol methylase UbiE, whose translation is MPEGKAVQSMFAGIAGRYDVANHLLSFGVDYHWRKVLVNRVAARRPQDVVDLATGSGDVAFALKKRLGADVTVQGLDFCEPMLDEARRKQKGDALTESIRFAFGDCLNLPLADQSVDVITISFGLRNLEDRHRGLQEMRRALRPGGALLVLEFTQPDAWLRPFYYAYLKGVLPLVAKAITSDKGAYEYLGGSIASFPARPALAEEMRAAGFDHVTYRGLTGGIVALHEASVKG
- a CDS encoding ATP-dependent Clp protease proteolytic subunit, with the translated sequence MNPFPRFDDDDDESPEETPEKLEKPKPSHLSEVMQRKFLEERKIFFWSDVNDKSARVATEQLLYLEAMDPGKEITIYLNSPGGSITAGMAVYDTMKLITSPICVVVVGLAASMGSIFLCGGTKGRRLLYPHSRVLIHQPLIMGTMRGAAVDIHIQAQEMEKIREEMNRILAEASGQPLERIQRDTDRDFYLNAKEAIEYGLADEIVTQAI
- a CDS encoding aldo/keto reductase, which produces MQRRIFDHLGTPVSEIGLGCWQLGGDFGQNAPRQAEQILRTAVEQGITFFDTADVYGAGESEKFVGKVLNELGRERFFIASKVGRTGDLYPDQYTEAKVRAHVEESLQRLQIDTLDLIQLHCIPNEVVEQGEIFQWLRRLKEEGKIRSFGASVESMDDALSALKQRDLSSLQIIFNIFRQKPVERVLEMAHQQGVAIIVRLPLASGLLSGKMRYDTRFEEQDHRHYNRDGAAFNVGETFAGLPFEQGVELADQLKAYVPNGYTMAQFAQRWILDQPSVTTIITGASRPDQVVANAAVSHLPPLSPTLHAQLATFYQQRVVQHIRGPY